ACCGCATCATCCGCTGGGCGCGGCGGCGGCGCAGCTGCTCCTCGATACGCGTCTGACGCCGCAGGTATGCCAGGTACAGCACGGTGACCGCACCGGCCATGCCCGCCAGCCACCACAGGCTGGGTGAGGCCACCAGGGCCAGCACCGTGGACATCATCAGCGTCACCGACATGCCCAGCAGCATCCGCTTACGGAAGGTGTACTTGCGGGCGCTGACGGCCTGCGCCGTCTTGGATTCGTAGCGGTTGCGGCGGGCGCTGGCCATCGATTCGGCCAGCTCCGGATCGCCGGCGACATCGTCGTCCTCGACCTCAAGACCCGCGGTGTCCTCGACGTACTCGTAGTCGTCGGCCTCGGAATCCTCGGACGCCGACTCCTCGGCAACGTCCTCGGTGGCGCGCTCGACGGTCGGTTCGGCCTTCGCCTCGGCGCCGTCGAAGTCGAGGGTCAGTTCCTCGGTCACCGGCGCCTCGGGATCCTCGACACGCAGGGTGCCCATGGGCAGCGCACCGGAGTCCTCGTCGACGATGTCGACATCCAGATACGGCGATTCGGCGGGCTCCTCGGCCGCCGCGGCGAGCACGACGGCACGCTTGCGCTGTCCGGTCTGCTCGTCGAGCTCGGCCTCCAGATCGGCGTCGAACTCGTCGGTGGCGGCGGGTTTCCAGTCCGGGTCGCTGTGGTGCCCGGCGCTGGCCCGTGGCCGGCGCAGGCGCGCATTGCGCCCCGAATTGAGCACCCGCGTCGCCAGGGCGACGTCACTGGTGCGCCGGACATTGTCGCGCTTGCTCACCAACATCGGCACCAGCACGAAAAGCCAGAGAACGACGAGGGAGATCCACAACAGAGATTGGGGGATGCTTGGCATGTCGCCTGCTCCTTTCCCCATCAGGCTAGGTCGGTGACCTGCGCATCCATGTGCGGCGCGCCGAGGTCAATTACACACCTGTAATTCACCAGATACAAGCACCATTAGTCACTTAAGTCACATCAGTAACAATTTCTGTCTCCGAGTCGCGAATTTCCGGCATAACGGGACCTCCACGACCCGGATCCGCACACTTCACGGGTAAGTCAGGTCCAGCTGGCCCGGCCGGCGCGCACCAGGGTCGCGGCCACCGAACCCTGGACCTCTTCGATGGTCAGCGCCACCAGCAGGTGATCGCGCCACGCACCGTCCACATCGAGGTACCGCTTGAGCAGCCCCTCCTCGCGGAATCCCGCCTTCGCCAGCACCGCCCGGCTGGCCGCGTTCTCCGGCCGCACGGTGGCTTCCACCCGGTGCAACATGACCGGCCCGAACGCATGGTCCAGGCCGAGCGCCAGCGCCGCGGTGGCCACACCCGCGCCATTGGACTGTTTTGTCACCCAGTAACCGATCCATGCCGAGCGCAACGCGCCGTGCGTGACGTTTCCGATCGTGAGCTGACCGGCGAACTGACCGTCCAACTCGATGACGAATGGCAGCATCCGACCCCGCCGAGCCTCACCACGCAGACCCGAACACACCGCGGGCCACGACGAAATGGTATGGCGCGCTTCCCAACTCACCTCCGAGCTGGGCTCCCACGGCTCGAGATGGGCGCGCTCGGCCAACCGCAATCGGCTCCACTGGGCGCCGTCACGCAATCGCACGGGCCGCAATGTCACCACCCCGGCAGGCACACGCAGTGGACCCACCGGCACCGGCCAGCCAGGGTGAGCGGGGCTGGTACGCCAGCGGTTCACATTTACCCGCGTTGCGCCAGGAAGGCGACGTCGACGACCTCGCCGGTACGAATCTGCTCGGCCTCACTGGGCACGATCACCAGACAGTTCGCCTCGGCGAGGGTGGCCAGCAGATGCGACGACGCGCCGGGCGCGCCGCCGAGGGCCTGCACCAGATACTCGCCGGTGTCCTGATCGCGCATCAGCTGTCCGCGCAGATAACCCTTGCGACCCGCGACAGAAGAGATCGGCGCCAACGTCCGCGCCTGGATCACCCGCCGCAGCGGCTGCCGCTTACCCAGCGACATCCGGATCAGCGGGCGCACCATCACCTCGAAGACCACCAGCGCGCTCACCGGATTGGCCGGCAGCAGGAACACCGGCACCCCGTCGCGACCCAGCTGCCCGAAACCCTGGACCGAACCGGGATGCATCGCGATGCGCGCGACCTCCATCTCGCCCAGCTCAGCGAGCACCGCCCGCACCGACTCGGCCGCCGCTCCCCCGACCGCGCCGGCGATCACGACCACCTCGGATCGGCTGATCTGCCCCTCGACCACCTCACGCAGGGCCGCCGGATCGGTGTCGACGATACCGACCCGGTTCACCTCGGCGCCGGCATCGCGGCCGGCCGCGGCCAGCGCATAGGAGTTCACGTCGTAGACCTGGCCGTTGCCCGGCGTGCGCGATACGTCGACCAGCTCGCCGCCGACCGACAGCACCGTCATCCGGGGCCGCGGATGGACCATCACCTTGTCACGTCCGACGGCGGCCAGCAGACCCACCTGGGCCGGACCGATGATGGTGCCCGCCCGCACCGCGACATCGCCGGGCTGCACGTCGTCACCGGTGCGCCGCACATACGCCCCGGAGCGGACACCGCGCAGCACCCGCACCCGGGACTGCCCGCCGTCGGTCCAGCGCAACGGCAACACCGCATCGGCCAGCGTCGGCATCGGCGCACCGGTCTGCACCCGCGCAGCCTGGCGCGGCTGCAGCCGACTCGGGGTCCGCGCACCCGCCTCGATCTCACCGACCACCGGAAGACTGACCTCACGGTTCAGCCCGTCGTCATCGGTACCGCCGACCGACAGCACATCGACACTGCGCACGGCGTAGCCGTCGATGGCGGCCTGGTCGAACCCCGGAAGGGGTCGTTCGGTGACGACCTCCTCGGCACACATCAGCCCCTGGGATTCGGCGATGGCGACGCGCACCGGCCGCGGAGCCACCGCAGCGGCCGCTACTCGAGCCTGCTGCTCCTCAACCGAACGCACTGCATGCCTTTCTCCTCTTCGAAGACCCGCCGTGCGTCGTCAGTTCTCGGCCAGGCCCAATCGCTCGACCAACCAGCGCCGCAGCTCCGGTCCGTAGTCGTCGCGTTCTAGCGCAAAGTCAACCGCAGCCTTGAGGTACCCGCCGGGATTTCCCAAGTCGTGTCGGGAGCCGCGGTGCACCACCACGTGCACCGGATGCCCCTCGTCGATCAACAACTGGATGGCATCGGTGAGCTGTATCTCTCCGCCGACGCCGCGGTCGACGCGCCGCAGCGCGTCGAAGATGGCGCGGTCCAACACGTAGCGGCCCGCCGCGGCATAGGGCGAGGGTGCGTCCTCGGCCTTGGGCTTCTCGACCATCCCCTTGACCTTGAGCACGTTCGGATTGGCCGCATCGGGCACCACCTCGACGTCGAAGACGCCGTACGCGCTGATCTCGTCGCCGGGCACCTCGATGGCGCACAGCACCGAGCCGCCGCGCTTGGCGCGGACCTTCGACATGGTTTCCAGCACACCGGTCGGCAGCACCAGGTCATCGGGCAGCAGCACCGCGATGGCGTCCTCGTCGGGCAGCAACTTCTCCTCGACACAACCGACGGCGTGGCCGAGGCCCAACGGCTCGGCCTGCACGACGGCCTCGACCTTGATCAGTGCCGGTGCGCGGCGCACCTTCTCCAACATCACGTGCTTGCCGCGGGCCTCCAGCGTGCCCTCCAGGATGAGGTCCTCGACGAAGTGCGCGACGACACCGTCTTTGCCTTCGGAGGTCACGATGATCAGTCGCTCACCGCCGGCCTCGGCGGCCTCGGCGGCCACCAACTCGATACCCGGGGTGTCCACCACCGGCAACAGTTCCTTGGGGACGGTCTTCGTGGCGGGAAGAAAACGCGTCCCCAGACCAGCCGCCGGGACGACGGCCGTCCGCGGAATCGGTACCTCTGCCTGTGTCATCGTTGACACATTAATCCCCATCGGGGGTTCAGGCGAAGGGTGTCGGCGCAAAGGTGGCAATCCTGACGAAACCGGACTTGCGACGACAGATCTCGGCGGCACGCCGCGCACTGCCCGCCGCGGTCCGTGAGCGCGAAACACGGTCACTGCAAACGCACATGGCGCAGTTGACCGCGGATGTCGAGATCATCGCCGCCTATATCCCGGTGGGTTCGGAACCGGGTGCCGCAGTCGATGCGGTACCGCTGCTCGACGGTCTGTCCGGCCTGCGCATCCTGCTGCCGATCGCCCGTGCCGGGCAGCCGATGCAGTGGGCCGTGTACCACCGCGACGCGCTGGTGCCTGCGCCGTTCGGCCTCCGCGAACCGGCACCGCCCTGGCTCACCCCCGAGACGATCGCGCAGGCCGACCTGGTGGTGGTCCCCGCGCTCGCCGTTGCCCGCGACGGCACCCGACTGGGCCGTGGCGCGGGTTTCTATGACCGGGCGCTACACCTTGCCGACCCGACGGCCGCACTGGTCGCGGTCGTGCGTGACGACGAGCTGCTCGACACCATCCCCGCCGAATCGCACGATGTCCCCGTGACGCACGCCCTGACGCCCGGCGGTGGACTCATACCGTTGGGTCATCGGGAATGACCGGGGCCACATAGCGGTTTTGGCACTTGGGCCGGTAGAGTGCCAATCAGTTTTACTGTCTCGGAGGGTTGTCGTGCCTACCTATTCCTATGCGTGTACCGAGTGTGACAATCGGTTCGACGTGGTTCAGGCGTTCAGTGATGATGCGCTGACCGCGTGCCCGAAGTGCAACGGACGGCTGCGCAAGCTGTTCGGCAAGGTCGGCGTGGTCTTCAAGGGCAGCGGCTTCTATCGCACCGACAGCCGCGACTCGTCCAAGTCATCGAGCTCGAGCTCCAAGAGCAGCAGCAGCGAGAGCTCATCGAGCAGCTCGTCGGACTCCGGTTCGTCCTCGAGCTCGTCCTCGAGCTCCCCGTCGGGCACGTCGTCCACGAGCACGTCATCGTCGAGTTCGTCTACCCCGGCGGCCGCCTCCAGCTGATCCCGCAGGGGTTATCCACAGGCCCACCGGTGCGCTCTTCCGCCGTCTGCCCCACCGTCTTAGCGTGGCCGGATGGGGGAATCGCTCGATCCGACGGTCCTGACGCGGATGCGCGCCGCGCTACGGCCCGACTGGACGCGGACCGTCGCCGCACGGCGCACGGCGGCCGGGATGCTGGTGGTCTTGGCCGCGGTGCTCGCCCTGCGCCCAGATCCAGCCGGTGAGCGCATCGATGTGGTCATCGCCGCGGCCGATCTGGCACCCGGTTCCCCGCTGGCCGCCGGCGATCTGACGGTCGAGTCCCGGCTGACGGCCACCGTGCCCGACGGTGCGCAGACCGATATCGGTGATGTCGTCGGCGCGCACCTGACCGCACCGGCGCGCCGCGGTGAGGTGCTCACCGACGTCCGACTGCTGGGCACGCGCCTCACCGAGGCCACGGCCGGTCCCGACGCGCGGGTCGTGCCCATACCGCTGTCCGACGCGGCCGTGGTCGAGCTGATCCGCCCCGGTGACATCCTCGACGTGCTGGCCGCACCCGACTCCGGCTCCCCACCTGAGCTGATCGCCACCCGTGCCGTGGTCGCGATGGTGTCCGCCGAGGCCGACGGACCGTCCCCGGGAACACAGCGCGTCGTCATGGTGGTGTTGCCCCGCCAGGCCGCCACGGCGGTGGCCGGTGCCGCGCTCACCGGACACCTCACCGTGACGTTCCACTGATCCACCACCGCACCGTGCACTGCCATACTATTTGCGGAAACTGGCTCAACGAACTGCTGGAAGGGTCCCCGCATGCTCAAGGGTTTCAAGGAGTTCCTGCTCCGCGGCAATATCATCGACCTCTCGACCGCGGTCGTCATCGGTACCGCGTTCACCGGATTGGTCACCGCGTTCACCGACAGCATCATCCAACCGCTGATCGACCGGATCGGCGCCGGCGGCGACTCCGATTACGGCATCCTGCGCATCCCCATCGGCGGCAATCAGACCATCGATCTGAACGTGCTGTTGTCGGCGACCATCAACTTCGTCCTGATCGCCGCCGTGGTGTACTTCGTGATCGTGCTGCCGTTCAGCAGGTTCCGGAAGGAGAAGGAAGAGACCGTCGAGGCCGAGGTGGTACTGCTGACCGAGATCCGCGATCTGCTGGCCCAGCGCCCGGGACCGACGGCCGAACAACGCCTGGATCCCGACACACCCAGGCCCACCGTCTGACGAAGCCCCACTCGTGGAGAATGCCCGACCGGATACCGGTCGGGCATTCTTGCGTCTGGAGTCGTACTGCGAATGCAGAGAACCCCGCCTTGCCGGAAACCGGCGAGGCGGGGTTCTCTATGTCAGTGCGGTGACGACCTACTGCAGGCCGCGGCCGGTGGCGCCGGGGGCACGCACCAGCGAGCACTGCGGGCCGGTGTTGGCGCCGTTGAAGAACGAGGCGTTCCACGGGCTGGAGGGGTTCACGTTGATCGCGACCCAGGCGTCGGATCCGACCTCCGTCGGGCCCTTCTCATCGACGGTCTGCTTGGGGGTGTTGCCGTCGGGTACGTACACCGACGAGGTGCTCAGGGTGCCCGCGCTGGTCTCGCACCGCTTGGCGGTTGCGACGGCGGCCGACTGCGGCGAGGACACGACGCCCTGCGATCCAACCTCGGCCGGGGCGGGCCCGGTGTCCTCATCGGCAATAGCGGTGCCTGCCCCGAAGGTCAGCAACGCGCAGGACGCGGCAAATGCACCGATGCCGACGATTCCGGCTTTCTTGACGCGATCAATGGCTTCGGCCATCAGTGAAACACCTTCCATTTCCGAGACACGCACGGACTGTGGCCCGAGCCGTTAATTGCAATAAGAGAATAGCAGGCAAACCCCCGTCGCGCTTGCCAAACAAGCACCCAACACAGCGCGGGAATGCCTAGGACGAGCAGCGCCGAGGACGTCGAAACAGCAAGTCGCCAAGGCGTTTTCACAAGTCGCACGCCGAAGCAACACATACGGCCACAACGGCTGGTCGTCGAAATGAAGATCGGCCCCCGGCATACACCGGGGGCCGATCATCAGCGCGAGAGAAACAACGTCAGTTCATGTTCCACGGTTCACCGTAGGTGGTGACGCTGTCGCCCAGACTCGAGACCAGTCGAGCAAACGGACGGAGCAGCACACCACCGGCGGCACCGGTGACGGTTCCGTGAGCGTTGGACACCGCGACGGCACCCTCGGGGCCGGCGACCTCGGTGGAGAAGGTCGCGACTTCCTGGATACCCGGGCCGTTGCCGAGGTCGGCGCTGATCGAGGCGCCGGGGAACAGCGGCGGGGTCGCGATCTCACCGATCACGGGGAGTGCGCCACCGATACCGGTGATGCCGAAGCCGGGGTCACCGCTCAGGGCGACGTTGGGGGTGGTGTAGCTGAAGTTGATACCGACGCCCAGCGACCACGGGAAGCCAACCTGGTAGCCCAGCTCCAGGACACCTTCGAAGTCCTCGGCGCCCGGGCCGGACACGATGTACTTGGCCTTGCCGGAGTGGAACCACTCACGGGTCAGGCGGTTGCGGTCGAGGGGGAACACGCCGTTGAGGAAGGTGTCCCACTGCTGGATCGTGAGGGTGCGATCCTTGCCGTCGACGAGGCTGAGCTCGTTGTCCAGGCCTGCGTTCGAGGTGCCAGTGCTCACGAACATCGCCGCGATCGCCGCGATCATCGCGAGAAACACCCGACTGATTGTCTTCATGTTCTCCCTAAGCTGTGCCGACGGTTTGTCCACCGTGTTGTTGAAGTACCACCCCGGCCCTAAGCCGGAACTTCACACCCCGCAAGAGCTTCATGTGACTGGAATTAGAAACTTCACATTTAGTTCTTACGGATTGCTCATCGTTGACCAGAGCAACATAACGGTGCGGCATCCACCCGGCAACGCGTACGTACAAGCGATCGTACGACGAGAGAACGGGCCGAGAAGTTTGCTGGGGCAGCGCATCACCTACATCTTGGGCGGCGGGAAGAACGCGGCAACATAGCGTGGCCTATGTTGCCGCGCACCCGGGGGTGAATACCAAGAACGGCTGGAATCAGGACGATTCCAGCCGTTCGAGGCGAAAGCACTGCTCAGCCGTGGTGCGGCGGCACGTTGTCGCGGAGCCACCGATCACGGTCGGCGTGGTCCTCGCGCTGATCGCTGTCACGCTCATCGCGCGTCGTGTTCGGAAGTTCCTCTCCGAAGACAGCGTTAACTACATCCCTCCGGGCCCGTTGCGGCCCGCTCACAGTGGAGCACCCACTGTGAGCAAGATCACTTTCTGGCCGGGAATTCTGTTCACCTGACCGTAACCTTCCGGACTCGAAAAGAATGCGCCCACCTGCATGGTTACCCCCTGCGACCATCCACGCGAGCGTCAGATGTCCAACCGCGAGAGCTGGCCGATGACCTGAACCGCTAGTGGCGAGAGCGTCGCCATGCCATCGCGAACCGCGGCCCGCGAACCGGCGATGTTGACCACCAGCGTGCTGCCCGAGATACCGGCGAGCCCGCGCGAGACCCCCGCATCGACGATGCCCGCCGACAGGCCCGATGCCCGCAGCGCCTCCGAGATGCCCAGTAGCTCGCGGTCCAGCAGGTCCACCGTGGCCTCCGGGGTCACGTCGCGTGGACTGACCCCGGTGCCGCCGACCGAGATGACCAGGTCGACACCCCCGATCACCGCGGTGTTGAGCGCGTTGCGGATCTCCACCTCGTCGGCGGAGACGACCACGACACCGTCGACGAGGAATCCGCTCTCCGCCAACAGCTCGGTGACCAGCGGTCCGCTGTGGTCTTCTTCGTCCCCGTGTGCCGTGCGATCGTCGACGACGACGACGAGCGCGCGGCCGACCATGTCCCCTGGTTTCTCCATGCCTGTCACCGTATATCCGGCCGACGACAGCGACGCAGACAAGGTGGCAGCCAACTCGGTCACCACTGCCGGAGCAAGGTCGATCTCGTTGGTCACTTGTCGGCCTTACCCAGGGTCACGTCCATCGTCTGGGATCCGCCGGGACCATCGAAGGTCAAGGTCACCTTGGTGCCGGGGGCCTTGGACCGCACGGCGGCCACCAGCGCATCGGCACTGTTGATCACCCGGCCGTCGACCTTGGTCACCACCACACCGCTGGGCAACCCGGCCGCGGCCGCCGCGCCGCCCTGGGTCACCTCGACGATCTTGGCGCCGTCGACGGATGCGTCATTGCCCACCTGCACACCCAGCGAGGCGTGCGAGGCCGAACCGCTCTGCACCAGCTCATCGGCGATGCGCTTGGCCTGGTCCACCGGGATGGCGAAGCCCAGCCCGATCGAACCGCTCTGCGAGCCGCCCGAGGAACTACCGAGCGTGGCGATAGCCGAGTTCACGCCGACCAGCTCGCCATTCATGTTGACCAACGCACCGCCGGAGTTACCCGGGTTGATGGCGGCATCGGTCTGGATGGCGTCGAGCACGGTGTTCTGGTTCTTGCTGTCACCACCGGCGGCAACCGGGCGGTTGAGCGCGCTGACGATGCCGACGGTGACGGTGCCCTCCAGGCCGAGCGGCGAACCGATCGCGACCACGTCCTGTCCGACGCGCAGGTCCGAGGACGAGCCGAGCGTGATCGGCGTCAGGTCCGAGACACCCTCGGCCCGGACCACGGCGATATCGCTGCTCGGGTCGGTGCCGACCACCCGGAACGGCGCGCTGCGGCCGTCGGCGAAGGTCACCTTGGTCTCTGCCCGTCCGCCCGGTGCGTCACCGGTGGCCACCACATGGTTGTTGGTCAGGATCAGCCCGTCGCTAGACAGGATGATGCCCGATCCCTCCTCGGAGGCCCGGCCCAGATTCGTCTCCAGTTTGACCACGCTGGGGACCACCTTGGCCGCGACCTGCTCGACCGATCCGGCCGGGACGCTGGCCGCGGGCTGGCCCGGGGTGGCGCCGCTGCTGCTGGAAAAGCTGGTGGCCGGCCGGTCGGGAGTGGCCAGCACCGCGACGCCGCCGCCGATACCGGCCGACACCACCGCGATCGCCAGCGCGCCGGCGAGCAGACCGCCTGTGCGTGAGCGCTTCTGGCCACCGGCACCGGGGCCCTGGGCCGGCCGGTACGGGTCGTACTGCGGGCGCGGCTGCTGGCCGTGCGGCTGCTGGCCGTGTTGCTGTGACTGCGGATGGGGTTGACGTGCGTAACGCCAGTCATAGGGCTGTGTGTAGCCGCCGGGGTATCCGCTGGACCGCCCCTCGTAACCGGAGTCGTATCCACTCGGGCCGCTACCCGCTTGGGACGGAGGCGGGGTGTACCTCGGGTGGTTCGTCATAGGTCTGGTCGCTCTCTCTACTCAGCGGATCAGTTACTTCGTACAACGCGTTACGCACGCTCACAGTGCCGAACTGGGCTGAGAATCCACTTAGAGAAGTACCCGGTGGTCCCCTATGAATTCGCACAGAATTCCCCCCGCGGATCGCCCGCGCCGTCAATTGTGGGTCGCGGCGGCGGCGGGGTCCACGATCAGTCCCCGCGTGTCGCCGCCGGCGCCATCGCCCCGACGGCGTCGTCACCGTCGGGCAGCACCCGTCGGCCCGGCAGCACGATCCTGACCGTCGTCCCCGTCGGGTCGCCTCCGGGGACCGCCTCCTCGACACCGATCGTGCCGCCGTGCTTGAGAACCACCTGTTTGACGATGGCCAGCCCCAGCCCCGATCCCGGCATCGCGCGCGCCGAGGTGGACCGATAGAACCGCTCGAAGACGAGGTCCCGCTCATGCGGCGGGATGCCCGGGCCGAAGTCGGTGATGGCCAGTTCGGCATGCACCGCGTCGCGCTGCCACAGCCGCACCACCACCCGGCCGTCGGTCGGGCTCCATTTGGCGGCGTTGTCGAGAACGTTGAGTACGGCCCGCGAGAGTCCCGCGGGATCGCCGTCGACCTGCCAGTCGATCAATTGCACGTCGAACTCGATATCGTTGCGGCGCCGCCGGACTCGCTCAAGTGCGCGGTCCACCACGTCGGGCAGATCCACCTTCTCCCGAACCGTCACGCCGGCATCGTCGCG
The sequence above is drawn from the Mycolicibacterium neoaurum VKM Ac-1815D genome and encodes:
- the sepX gene encoding divisome protein SepX/GlpR, with protein sequence MPSIPQSLLWISLVVLWLFVLVPMLVSKRDNVRRTSDVALATRVLNSGRNARLRRPRASAGHHSDPDWKPAATDEFDADLEAELDEQTGQRKRAVVLAAAAEEPAESPYLDVDIVDEDSGALPMGTLRVEDPEAPVTEELTLDFDGAEAKAEPTVERATEDVAEESASEDSEADDYEYVEDTAGLEVEDDDVAGDPELAESMASARRNRYESKTAQAVSARKYTFRKRMLLGMSVTLMMSTVLALVASPSLWWLAGMAGAVTVLYLAYLRRQTRIEEQLRRRRAQRMMRSRLGVENTEDGEFDVVPARLRRPGAAVLDIDDEDPIFEHLDYASFARHYDLPRAAGQ
- a CDS encoding GNAT family N-acetyltransferase yields the protein MNRWRTSPAHPGWPVPVGPLRVPAGVVTLRPVRLRDGAQWSRLRLAERAHLEPWEPSSEVSWEARHTISSWPAVCSGLRGEARRGRMLPFVIELDGQFAGQLTIGNVTHGALRSAWIGYWVTKQSNGAGVATAALALGLDHAFGPVMLHRVEATVRPENAASRAVLAKAGFREEGLLKRYLDVDGAWRDHLLVALTIEEVQGSVAATLVRAGRASWT
- the glp gene encoding molybdotransferase-like divisome protein Glp; translation: MRSVEEQQARVAAAAVAPRPVRVAIAESQGLMCAEEVVTERPLPGFDQAAIDGYAVRSVDVLSVGGTDDDGLNREVSLPVVGEIEAGARTPSRLQPRQAARVQTGAPMPTLADAVLPLRWTDGGQSRVRVLRGVRSGAYVRRTGDDVQPGDVAVRAGTIIGPAQVGLLAAVGRDKVMVHPRPRMTVLSVGGELVDVSRTPGNGQVYDVNSYALAAAGRDAGAEVNRVGIVDTDPAALREVVEGQISRSEVVVIAGAVGGAAAESVRAVLAELGEMEVARIAMHPGSVQGFGQLGRDGVPVFLLPANPVSALVVFEVMVRPLIRMSLGKRQPLRRVIQARTLAPISSVAGRKGYLRGQLMRDQDTGEYLVQALGGAPGASSHLLATLAEANCLVIVPSEAEQIRTGEVVDVAFLAQRG
- a CDS encoding UTP--glucose-1-phosphate uridylyltransferase, yielding MTQAEVPIPRTAVVPAAGLGTRFLPATKTVPKELLPVVDTPGIELVAAEAAEAGGERLIIVTSEGKDGVVAHFVEDLILEGTLEARGKHVMLEKVRRAPALIKVEAVVQAEPLGLGHAVGCVEEKLLPDEDAIAVLLPDDLVLPTGVLETMSKVRAKRGGSVLCAIEVPGDEISAYGVFDVEVVPDAANPNVLKVKGMVEKPKAEDAPSPYAAAGRYVLDRAIFDALRRVDRGVGGEIQLTDAIQLLIDEGHPVHVVVHRGSRHDLGNPGGYLKAAVDFALERDDYGPELRRWLVERLGLAEN
- a CDS encoding 5-formyltetrahydrofolate cyclo-ligase, translating into MAILTKPDLRRQISAARRALPAAVRERETRSLQTHMAQLTADVEIIAAYIPVGSEPGAAVDAVPLLDGLSGLRILLPIARAGQPMQWAVYHRDALVPAPFGLREPAPPWLTPETIAQADLVVVPALAVARDGTRLGRGAGFYDRALHLADPTAALVAVVRDDELLDTIPAESHDVPVTHALTPGGGLIPLGHRE
- a CDS encoding FmdB family zinc ribbon protein translates to MPTYSYACTECDNRFDVVQAFSDDALTACPKCNGRLRKLFGKVGVVFKGSGFYRTDSRDSSKSSSSSSKSSSSESSSSSSSDSGSSSSSSSSSPSGTSSTSTSSSSSSTPAAASS
- a CDS encoding SAF domain-containing protein; translated protein: MGESLDPTVLTRMRAALRPDWTRTVAARRTAAGMLVVLAAVLALRPDPAGERIDVVIAAADLAPGSPLAAGDLTVESRLTATVPDGAQTDIGDVVGAHLTAPARRGEVLTDVRLLGTRLTEATAGPDARVVPIPLSDAAVVELIRPGDILDVLAAPDSGSPPELIATRAVVAMVSAEADGPSPGTQRVVMVVLPRQAATAVAGAALTGHLTVTFH
- the mscL gene encoding large-conductance mechanosensitive channel protein MscL, producing the protein MLKGFKEFLLRGNIIDLSTAVVIGTAFTGLVTAFTDSIIQPLIDRIGAGGDSDYGILRIPIGGNQTIDLNVLLSATINFVLIAAVVYFVIVLPFSRFRKEKEETVEAEVVLLTEIRDLLAQRPGPTAEQRLDPDTPRPTV
- a CDS encoding MspA family porin, producing MKTISRVFLAMIAAIAAMFVSTGTSNAGLDNELSLVDGKDRTLTIQQWDTFLNGVFPLDRNRLTREWFHSGKAKYIVSGPGAEDFEGVLELGYQVGFPWSLGVGINFSYTTPNVALSGDPGFGITGIGGALPVIGEIATPPLFPGASISADLGNGPGIQEVATFSTEVAGPEGAVAVSNAHGTVTGAAGGVLLRPFARLVSSLGDSVTTYGEPWNMN
- a CDS encoding MogA/MoaB family molybdenum cofactor biosynthesis protein, whose protein sequence is MEKPGDMVGRALVVVVDDRTAHGDEEDHSGPLVTELLAESGFLVDGVVVVSADEVEIRNALNTAVIGGVDLVISVGGTGVSPRDVTPEATVDLLDRELLGISEALRASGLSAGIVDAGVSRGLAGISGSTLVVNIAGSRAAVRDGMATLSPLAVQVIGQLSRLDI
- a CDS encoding S1C family serine protease; the encoded protein is MTNHPRYTPPPSQAGSGPSGYDSGYEGRSSGYPGGYTQPYDWRYARQPHPQSQQHGQQPHGQQPRPQYDPYRPAQGPGAGGQKRSRTGGLLAGALAIAVVSAGIGGGVAVLATPDRPATSFSSSSGATPGQPAASVPAGSVEQVAAKVVPSVVKLETNLGRASEEGSGIILSSDGLILTNNHVVATGDAPGGRAETKVTFADGRSAPFRVVGTDPSSDIAVVRAEGVSDLTPITLGSSSDLRVGQDVVAIGSPLGLEGTVTVGIVSALNRPVAAGGDSKNQNTVLDAIQTDAAINPGNSGGALVNMNGELVGVNSAIATLGSSSGGSQSGSIGLGFAIPVDQAKRIADELVQSGSASHASLGVQVGNDASVDGAKIVEVTQGGAAAAAGLPSGVVVTKVDGRVINSADALVAAVRSKAPGTKVTLTFDGPGGSQTMDVTLGKADK